A window of Maioricimonas rarisocia genomic DNA:
GTTCTTCGGAAGCTGCCGCTGTGCGATGACGCGACCGGTGTCGACGTCCAGACAGCTGACGGTTCCCTTGTCGTCGCAGATGTAGACGCGGCCATCCTGCGCAGCAGGCGTCGGAACGTCGGCGGAAAGCTCTCCCTCGTCGTGGGCCCAGACGGTGTGCGACTTCGTGACATCGCCGCTGCCACCCAGACGGATCGCGGTGAGCGTGTTCCCACGAGCGTACGGGGCGATCACGAGATCGCCCTCGACGACCGGCGAGGCAATCGAGCGGAAGTACTCGTTTCCTTCCGGGTTCATGCCGCTGACTTTCCAGAGCAGTTTGCCATCAGCAGCATCATGGGCGGTGACGTGATCGGCGCCGAGAACGACGATGATCTCGCGGCCGTCATGCTGCGTCACGACGGGAGTCGAGTAGCTCTGCGCCGCTTCACTGGGTGCGCCGAGATTGCGATCCACTTTCCAGGCGACGTCGCCGGTGGCGGGATCGAAGGCGGCGACATAAGAGGGGCCGGTCTGCTGGCAGGCGACGACGACGTGCTGGTTGGTCAGGACGGGTGACGTTCCGAGGTCCCACCACAGCGTGTCTTCGCCGTACTTGTCCTGCAGGTTGTGATGCCACAGGACGTTACCTTCGAAATCGAGGGCGGCGAAGTCTCCGCTCTTGAAGTAAACGTAGACGCGCTCGCCGTCGGTGACGGGGGACGGATTGCTGCCGCTTCCCTTGCGATGCTTGCCGGGCCGTTCGTCTCCCAGGGGCGTCGCCCACTGCTGCTCGCCGGACATGTTGTACGCGATGACAAAGTTCTTGCCGTCGCGGGGCGAGGTGAGAACGATCAGGTCATTCCAGACGGCGGGAGTCGAGCCGGCAGCACCCGGGAGGTCGACCTTCCACGCAACATTCTCTTCGGCACTCCAGGACGTCGGATAGTCGTCGGCCGGAGCCGTACCGTTGCCGGCAGGTCCACGCCAGGAGGGCCAGACATCAGCAGCCATCGTCGGCTGCGCCAGTGCCGCGACAAAGACGAAGGTAATCAGGTACCGCATGGTAGGAGGCCTTCTCGGGAGGGAGGACGTCGGGGAGGCCGGCCGGAGTGGCAGATCCGGC
This region includes:
- a CDS encoding PQQ-binding-like beta-propeller repeat protein, with translation MRYLITFVFVAALAQPTMAADVWPSWRGPAGNGTAPADDYPTSWSAEENVAWKVDLPGAAGSTPAVWNDLIVLTSPRDGKNFVIAYNMSGEQQWATPLGDERPGKHRKGSGSNPSPVTDGERVYVYFKSGDFAALDFEGNVLWHHNLQDKYGEDTLWWDLGTSPVLTNQHVVVACQQTGPSYVAAFDPATGDVAWKVDRNLGAPSEAAQSYSTPVVTQHDGREIIVVLGADHVTAHDAADGKLLWKVSGMNPEGNEYFRSIASPVVEGDLVIAPYARGNTLTAIRLGGSGDVTKSHTVWAHDEGELSADVPTPAAQDGRVYICDDKGTVSCLDVDTGRVIAQRQLPKNRNAYSASPLLAGEHLYLTREDGTTFVLKAGDELEIVSENPLDEFTVATPAFVDGRILLRTFDRLWCIGG